The sequence CTTATTCACTTGTTGATTCTGGAATTGATTTCAGGAATTTTATCTGTTGTTGGCGCCATTCAAATCGCATTAAACAGTGGCCGTGAATTTGGTTTTTATGGTGCAATTTTTTCATGCATCTGTTTATTGATGATGCTTTTCGGACAAAGACTTGCAAAGGATTATGATGGCGCTAGAACCATCGTAATCTATTTTATACCAGCCGTTATGGCTGTTTATTGGCTGAATTAATCAGCACGCTTAATTATAATTTTACAAAAAAATGAATTCAAAACATCCTTCAGAATCTATAACTATTTTAACTGATTTAGTTTTACCGAGCGAAACAAATCCTTTAAACAATCTTTTTGGCGGCGAATTGCTAGCCCGAATGGATCGCGCTGCAAGTATTGCCGCTCGTCGTCATTCACGCCGAATTGTAGTTACGGCTTCTGTAAATCACGTTGCTTTCAATAGAGCAATTTCTCTTGGAAGCGTTGTTACGGTCGAAGCTAAAGTTTCTAGATCTTTCAAAAGCTCAATGGAAGTTTACATTGACGTTTGGGTTGAAGACCGCGAATCTGGAAGCAGAACGAAAGCAAACGAAGCAATTTACACTTTTGTCGCTGTTGATGATACCGGAAGGCCCGTTGAAGTGCCTGCAATTCTTCCAGAAACAGAGCTTGAAATCCAGCGTTTCGATGCTGCATTGCGTCGCAAACAGCTGAGTTTGGTGCTTGCAGGAAAAATGAAACCATCAGAAGCAACAGAATTAAAAGCTTTGTTTTTGTAATCAAATTTGTGACAATTTGGAACAATTTGGAGCAACCAAACTCCAAAAAAAAGAACTAGTTTTGCAATTAACAAGTTCAGCTAAATACAAATAAGAAAGTTATTTCTTACTTTTGAGTTTTATTCTGGAAACCAAAAAATAACAATTAAGATAATTTAAAAAATATGAGTTCAGACAAAGAAGCCAAATTAAAAGCGTTACAATTAACGCTTGATAAACTTGACAAAACCTACGGAAAAGGAACCGTAATGAAAATGGGGGATAGAGCGATTGTGGAAGTAGAAACGATTTCTTCTGGCTCACTTGGCGTTGATTTAGCGCTTGGGGTAAATGGATACCCAAAAGGAAGAATTATCGAAATATATGGTCCAGAATCATCTGGTAAAACTACTTTGACGTTGCATGCAATTGCTGAAGCACAAAAAGCAGGAGGAATTGCCGCTTTTATTGATGCTGAGCACGCTTTTGACAGAAATTATGCTGAAAAATTAGGCGTAGATATTGAAAACTTAATCATTTCACAACCAGATAATGGAGAACAAGCATTAGAAATCGCTGAAAACTTAATCCGTTCTGGAGCAATTGATATTGTGGTAATTGACTCGGTTGCAGCCTTAACACCAAAAAGCGAAATTGAAGGCGAAATGGGAGATTCAAAAATGGGTCTTCACGCACGTTTGATGTCTCAAGCTTTAAGAAAACTTACTGGAACTATCAGCAAGACAAACTGTACGGTTTTCTTCATTAACCAATTGCGTGAAAAAATTGGGGTTATGTTTGGAAATCCAGAAACTACAACGGGTGGTAACGCATTGAAATTCTACGCTTCTGTACGTTTAGATATCCGTCGTTCTGCTCAAATTAAAGATGGTGAAAACGTAATTGGAAACAGAACTAAAGTTAAAATCGTTAAAAACAAAGTGGCACCGCCTTTCAAAACTGCTGAATTTGACATCATGTACGGCGAAGGTGTTTCTAAAACAGGAGAAATCCTTGATCTTGCTGTTGAATTTGATATCGTTAAAAAAGCAGGATCTTGGTTTAGCTATGGCGATACAAAATTAGGCCAAGGACGTGATGCTGTTAAAGCTTTAATCAAAGATAATCCAGAATTGGCTGATGAATTAGAAGCTAAAATTAAAGAACATATGAAGGAATTAGCAAACGCTTAAATCTTTAAAAATCTGAATAATACAGATTTATATTTTCAAAAACCCGGAAGTATTTAAACTTTCGGGTTTTTTATTTTGAAAAAAAATTAAAAAATGACGCAACCATTTCAAAAAATCGAATCTAATAAATAGTTATAAAATTTATTGGCATCGCCATAAGTGCCTTTTTTTAAATTTTTAGAATGAATTTGGTTGATTTGTTTTAATAAAAATCCGTCAGTTTGTTTGGTGCTGACGGGTTTTTATTCCAAAAAAACATTTTTTTACGCAACCTTTTTCATTTTTAGCGCTCTATATATTGTGACGTTAACTGAGTTCTAACCAAACTCTTTATTATCAATCCTTAATGTTTTTAACCATGAAAGAGAAAATTGAAGTGTTGTACAATAAAAACCGCAGAAAAACCAAATTGAAGTTTAAAAAAGTATTGCGATTTATTTCTGAAAAAATCATTCACAGATAAGATTTTTGAATAAAAATAAGGGGTTATTTTAGTTCAAAAGAAAACCCGGTATCCTAGAGCTTAAGGATTGCCGGGTTCTGTTTTTTATTTTTTAGCATCTTTTTTCTGAAATTCGACCAATTCATTGTAAATCAATTGTCTTACTTGATCCCGAAGCTCCTTTCGATGATCGCTAGTTACACCTCTTGTTTCCACAAATGGAAGAATTTTTGCTCGCATTTTTCCAGGACTTCCACTAAAAAAGGTATATGAAAAGCGCTCTTTGTTGTCTGGAAAAACAATTGGAACAATCGGAATTTGATGTTCTATCGCTAAACGAAATGCTCCGTCTTTAAACTCATCCAGCAAAATACTTTCATCATCTGGAACACCACCTTCGGGAAAAATACAAATACTTAAACCTTGATTTAAACGGTTTTGGGCTCTTTTAAAAACTTCATTTTTACTTTTTGAAGAGTTTCTATCAACCAAAATACAAGTTCTTTTATAAAAAAATCCAAATAACGGAATCTTAACCAATTCCTTCTTTCCCACAAAAACAAAAGGATTTTTAATAAGGGCAAGCATCAGCATAATATCTGTCATCGAAGTATGATTTGCAACAATCATGTAGCTTGTATGTTTGATAAGCTTTTGTTCGCACTTTACTTTGTAATAAAAACCCATCCCGAAAAGGATAAATTTAGCCCAAATGCGGGCCATTTTGAAGAAATAGGGATATCCGCGTTCCGAAATGATAGAAATCAGCAAAAACGGCAACATAATCAATATCGGAATGGCCATTAAAACATAAAACCAAATGCGCCATAAAACCCAAAAAGCAATTTTAAATATTTTCATAACTTCAAAAGTAATAAAACGGAAATGAATTTTATAGAGATTTCTTTCTGTGTCATTGGTTTTTTAACGCAAAGGGCGCAAAGGATTTTCGCAAAGGAAAGAAGTTTATTTTTTGAGATCTACTTTGCAGTAAGTTCACAAAGTTAAATCTATAAATTGTTTATTACTCTTCTTATCCCATTTTTTAGGAGACTTTCATTGAAATTTATCAGTAACCCAAGTTTAAAATTTCCAAGTTTTAAGTACGTTAAGGTTTGTGCCTAATGATTCAAACTAAGTGATTCTACACTCTTAATTTCAATTAGAAACTTATTTTCTACAAGCAAATCAATGCGATACCCACAATCAAGTTTAACCTCTTCAAAAACCAACGGCAAAGCTTTCTCTTTTTCTACAAAAAGTCCACGTTGTTTAATTTTATAAAACAAACATTCTTTATAAACATTCTCTAATAAACCCGGGCCTAGTTTTTTATGAATTTCTATAGCAAGTCCAATGATAATAGTTGATATTTCGTTTTCTGTCATAATAAAAAACATCAAATTTATAAATATTTTCTTATAATTTAAACTATTGTCACAATCTAAAAGTTTTATAAAGAAAATTAAAACTTAGGGAACTTATTGCAAAGCAATTCGCAAAAAAACTTCCTTGCTCAGCGAAAAACCTTTGCGCCCTCTGCGTTAAAAAATATCCAATAAATTTTCAATTCTAAGTGTAAAACCGTTGCAAACTTTGCCGTTAGAAAAAACATCACGACATTTGCAATTCAGAAAAAATTGAGAATGGCAAAAATACTTACGGGTGTTCAGAGTACAGGAACGCCGCATTTAGGAAATTTACTGGGCGCAATTATCCCAGCAATTGAATTATCGAACAATCCTGCAAATGAATCTTATTTGTTCATTGCTGATTTGCATTCTATTACACAAATCAAAGACGGCAAAACATTAAGAGCAAATACGTATAGCACAGCGGCGGCTTGGCTTGCGTGTGGCTTGAACCCAGAAAAAGTTACTTTTTACAGACAATCTGATGTGACTCAAACTGCTGAATTGACTTGGTATTTAAGTTGTTTTTTTCCGTTCCAAAGATTG comes from Flavobacterium sp. KACC 22761 and encodes:
- a CDS encoding DoxX family protein, which encodes MNNVASILLLAFLAITFLQSGYEKIFYWKDNVNWLKEHFAKTPLKNQVPLALIHLLILELISGILSVVGAIQIALNSGREFGFYGAIFSCICLLMMLFGQRLAKDYDGARTIVIYFIPAVMAVYWLN
- the recA gene encoding recombinase RecA, giving the protein MSSDKEAKLKALQLTLDKLDKTYGKGTVMKMGDRAIVEVETISSGSLGVDLALGVNGYPKGRIIEIYGPESSGKTTLTLHAIAEAQKAGGIAAFIDAEHAFDRNYAEKLGVDIENLIISQPDNGEQALEIAENLIRSGAIDIVVIDSVAALTPKSEIEGEMGDSKMGLHARLMSQALRKLTGTISKTNCTVFFINQLREKIGVMFGNPETTTGGNALKFYASVRLDIRRSAQIKDGENVIGNRTKVKIVKNKVAPPFKTAEFDIMYGEGVSKTGEILDLAVEFDIVKKAGSWFSYGDTKLGQGRDAVKALIKDNPELADELEAKIKEHMKELANA
- a CDS encoding acyl-CoA thioesterase, which codes for MNSKHPSESITILTDLVLPSETNPLNNLFGGELLARMDRAASIAARRHSRRIVVTASVNHVAFNRAISLGSVVTVEAKVSRSFKSSMEVYIDVWVEDRESGSRTKANEAIYTFVAVDDTGRPVEVPAILPETELEIQRFDAALRRKQLSLVLAGKMKPSEATELKALFL
- a CDS encoding lysophospholipid acyltransferase family protein, yielding MKIFKIAFWVLWRIWFYVLMAIPILIMLPFLLISIISERGYPYFFKMARIWAKFILFGMGFYYKVKCEQKLIKHTSYMIVANHTSMTDIMLMLALIKNPFVFVGKKELVKIPLFGFFYKRTCILVDRNSSKSKNEVFKRAQNRLNQGLSICIFPEGGVPDDESILLDEFKDGAFRLAIEHQIPIVPIVFPDNKERFSYTFFSGSPGKMRAKILPFVETRGVTSDHRKELRDQVRQLIYNELVEFQKKDAKK